The following are from one region of the Natrinema sp. HArc-T2 genome:
- a CDS encoding GDP-mannose 4,6-dehydratase, translating into MYNEIYEPPNVALRCFTVYGPRMRPNMAMTNFVSRCLRGEPPVIYGDGTQTRYFIYIDDIVRVNEQLLEDDSADGEILNVGSTDNINIHTLTEVVCGEIEPSLKFEFDEAREGDAEHTHADISKANEILGYEPTVDIRAGVSKFIGWYRENREWYDPLVRSS; encoded by the coding sequence GTGTACAACGAGATCTATGAACCTCCAAACGTCGCGTTGCGCTGCTTCACCGTCTACGGCCCGCGGATGCGGCCGAATATGGCGATGACGAACTTCGTTTCCAGATGTCTTCGTGGGGAGCCGCCGGTGATCTACGGCGACGGCACGCAGACCCGCTACTTCATTTACATTGACGATATCGTCCGGGTCAATGAACAGCTGCTCGAGGACGACAGCGCTGACGGTGAGATCCTCAACGTGGGCTCAACGGACAACATCAACATCCACACCCTCACAGAAGTCGTTTGCGGCGAGATCGAGCCGAGCCTCAAGTTCGAGTTCGACGAGGCCCGCGAGGGTGACGCCGAACACACCCACGCCGATATCTCAAAGGCAAACGAAATCCTCGGCTACGAGCCCACGGTCGACATTCGTGCAGGCGTCTCGAAGTTCATCGGCTGGTATCGAGAGAACCGGGAGTGGTATGATCCGCTCGTCCGGTCGTCGTAG
- a CDS encoding GDP-mannose 4,6-dehydratase has translation MARDHGLEHIVLASSSSVYGKPEDLPYDEDHPTNLVSPDGVSKLASEQ, from the coding sequence ATCGCGCGAGACCATGGCCTTGAGCACATCGTCCTCGCCTCCTCCTCGTCAGTGTACGGCAAGCCGGAAGATCTCCCCTACGACGAAGATCACCCAACGAATCTAGTCTCGCCCGATGGCGTCTCGAAGCTCGCGAGTGAGCAGTAG
- a CDS encoding NAD-dependent epimerase/dehydratase family protein produces MQYEYTSFCGIFDIHQLYDILVTGSAGFIGGYIAEAIAGCGYNVTVLGVSNLTKTSVSRIATSTPPEPRRTNPV; encoded by the coding sequence ATTCAATACGAATATACATCTTTTTGTGGGATTTTCGATATTCATCAACTTTATGACATTCTCGTTACGGGCAGTGCGGGCTTTATCGGCGGCTACATCGCCGAAGCAATCGCGGGATGCGGTTACAACGTGACCGTCCTCGGCGTTTCGAACCTTACTAAGACCTCGGTATCCAGGATCGCAACGTCGACACCGCCCGAGCCGCGGCGGACGAATCCAGTGTGA
- a CDS encoding sugar transferase: MFTGWRYRVVSAVGTASFVALAVLAANHPNAQSVFTTVVPLFDRLEPIILDRQSLRWALMLCVFAIGGAVWPLYKPRPRRILDTVFLVQKRILVGGLALATLGYFKWSHRLPRATLVMTIGILAVVLPSWFLLIRAQPNGTAGRTLIVGDDPAQIDHVVPAVETPVIGYLCPTITAVRDTLREIPETDADAVADGGIELRHDGIADRGDSGPPQTLSSLPRLGGLSRLEDVLVEYDVDTVVLAFGQADRAEFFGALGACHNYGVDAKVHRKYADSVLISEGDVGELVAVDLEPWDPLDHLLKRIFDVCFAAVGLLAFAPLVAIIAIAIKLDSSGPVLYSQNRTAGFGDIFPVYKFRSMVPKGEDATPTEDEENDRITRVGRILRKTHLDELPQLWSILVGDMSVVGPRAVWTEEEALLEKDTPSWRKRWFVKPGLTGLAQIHDAKSTDPNLKLRYDLEYIRKQSFWFDVKIVIRQIWKVLVGVRETIRGSLLII, translated from the coding sequence ATGTTTACCGGATGGCGATATCGAGTCGTGAGTGCTGTCGGTACGGCGTCGTTCGTCGCCCTCGCGGTTCTCGCGGCTAACCATCCAAATGCTCAGTCCGTGTTTACGACCGTTGTCCCGCTGTTCGACCGGCTCGAGCCGATCATTCTCGACCGTCAATCACTCCGGTGGGCGCTGATGCTGTGCGTCTTCGCGATTGGAGGTGCGGTCTGGCCGCTGTACAAACCACGACCCCGGCGTATTCTCGATACGGTGTTCCTAGTTCAGAAGCGCATCCTCGTCGGCGGGCTGGCGCTGGCGACGCTCGGGTACTTCAAGTGGAGCCACCGGCTGCCGCGAGCGACGCTCGTGATGACGATCGGGATTCTGGCGGTCGTGCTTCCCAGCTGGTTTCTCCTGATTCGGGCTCAGCCAAACGGAACTGCCGGCCGGACACTGATCGTTGGCGACGATCCTGCACAGATCGACCATGTTGTACCTGCCGTCGAGACGCCTGTGATCGGGTATCTCTGTCCGACGATTACTGCGGTTCGAGACACGCTGCGGGAAATACCGGAGACAGACGCTGATGCGGTTGCCGACGGTGGGATCGAACTGCGCCACGATGGGATCGCCGACCGCGGAGATAGCGGACCGCCACAGACGCTCAGCTCGCTGCCTCGACTCGGCGGACTCTCGCGGCTTGAGGACGTGCTCGTCGAATACGATGTCGATACCGTCGTGCTCGCGTTCGGGCAAGCCGATCGCGCTGAGTTCTTCGGAGCGCTCGGCGCTTGTCATAACTATGGCGTGGATGCGAAGGTCCATCGGAAGTACGCCGACAGCGTACTAATCTCGGAGGGCGATGTCGGCGAACTCGTGGCCGTCGACCTCGAACCGTGGGACCCACTAGATCACCTTCTCAAGCGGATATTCGACGTATGTTTCGCAGCGGTAGGGCTGCTCGCATTCGCGCCACTCGTAGCCATAATTGCGATCGCGATTAAACTCGACAGTTCTGGTCCGGTTCTCTACAGCCAGAATCGGACTGCCGGGTTTGGGGATATCTTCCCTGTCTACAAGTTCCGGTCGATGGTCCCCAAGGGCGAGGACGCGACCCCGACGGAAGACGAGGAGAACGACCGGATCACGCGTGTAGGACGAATCCTGCGGAAAACCCACCTGGATGAGCTACCACAGCTATGGTCGATCCTCGTCGGTGACATGAGCGTCGTCGGCCCACGTGCGGTCTGGACCGAAGAGGAGGCGCTACTCGAGAAGGATACCCCCTCTTGGCGCAAACGGTGGTTTGTCAAACCCGGATTGACTGGGCTAGCACAGATTCACGACGCGAAGAGCACCGATCCGAACCTGAAACTTCGGTATGACCTCGAGTACATCCGCAAGCAGTCGTTCTGGTTCGACGTAAAGATCGTGATCCGGCAGATCTGGAAGGTGCTGGTGGGCGTTCGCGAGACGATCAGGGGATCGTTACTCATCATCTAG